In Oryctolagus cuniculus chromosome 18, mOryCun1.1, whole genome shotgun sequence, the DNA window ACACTGACCTGGGCCCGTCCTGCCAGCTCGCCCCGACCTCTGGTTGGCATTGGCCTGGCTGATGGGGTAAATCTGCAGAGCATCCATGCCAATCCTGGGGTTGAAGACCTAAGAGGGGCAGTGAAGAGCTGATTAAGGACAGGGCGTGGGCAGAAAGGGAGGCAGCCCTGAGACAAAGACAACCCCTGGCTGCCACACCTCGCAGAAGAAGCATCTCAGCAAGGCCAGGCAGCCatcctggaaccaggagcctcaaGCAATATTCCTATAAAAATCTACACAAGTTTCCTCCCTAAACTGCAGCTCTGTGACCTCTGAGTTATGTCTCTACTGAGTTATTTACAAGGTCTACACTGAGCTCTCACGAGGATTAAGTGAACCAAGTATATGGCAAAATCTGTGTCCACTGTCAGCCTTCTCACAGCCCCACCACCACTTCCATATGTGTCCCCAACCGTGGCCAAGGACTAGGGCCTGACTTCCCAACCTCCATGCTGAGTTGGCTTTGAGTGGAGACCCAGAGCCCCTCCCTTACCTTTAATTTGCAATAACCAGAATCGATAACAAACATGATTCCGTCAACAGTCAGAGAAGTCTCAGCGATGTTGGTGGCAACGATACACTTGCGAACGCCATCCGGAGCCTAGAGCCCAGCAGAACATGCAGGGAGAGCAAGCCGAATCTCTCAGGATACGAAGAGCCACGAGGCAGGATGTCAAGCCCACCGCCCTCCCAGGAAAGGAACACCCTCTCGGAGACACCCAAGGTGAGAGCCCAGAGTGTGTGTTCCTGCTGTCGCACCTTCTGGAAGATCTTGGCCTGGAGGTCAGAGGGCAGCTGGGAGTAAATGGGCAGCACAGCCAAGGCGGGTGCGTTCTCCAGTTCCTCCAGATGCTCCACAATCTGGTCTGAGGTGACCTGCGGACGCAGGAGCCGTGAGACTGCCAAGCCCCAAACTCACGCGGCTGACACCTGCGCAGTCATGACCAAGGCACGTACCTCGATGTCCTCCTGGCCAGGCATGAAGATAAGGATGTCCCCTGGGGCCCCTGACAGGTGCACCTGCAAGGACTGCTTTACCGCAGCCTCCACGTAATCCTCCTGTGGGGTCTGAAACAGCGGGCAAGGAACAGTCAGCAGGACTTGGCAGAAACCCAGGCCGGGCATCCCTCTGGGAAGCCCACGCCCAGTCTCCTGTCTGGGTTCTGTGGCAGACTCTAGGGGTTGCCACACCAATGCAAAGGCCTGGCTGTGAGGGAACAGCCTAAAGCAAGGAGTCCAGTGTTTCCCTAGGCCTGTACTTCTCCAAAGACACAATGAAACCAACCTCTCTCGGAGCACTGTCTAGTGACCTGGAGCTACAGGCTGTCCCTGTATCTTCCCCAACTCAGGACCCTACCCACCCCAGCCTCTAGCTGGCTTCTCTTCAGAGAGGAGCCCAGCACAGAAGGGTCAGCTCAAACAATGGAGGCCTCAGTACCTTGCTGAAGAGGATGTCAACAGGGAAGGTGCGACCAGGGATGTGGAAGATGGGAACGTTCCCAAAAAAAGCAGCAAATTTCTCCGCATCCATAGTGGCTGAAGTGACGATGAGCTTCAGGTCTGAGCGCCGAGCTACAACCTAAGACAAGAGGTGGCTCAAGGGCTCCCGCCTCACCAACACTGTCTTCCAAGTAACTCAGAAGCCAAGGCTGACAGCCTGGCATGTTGCGTTCTTAACGTTCCTGAAGACTGAAGTGCTGGAGCCACAGCCACGAAAACCACAGGTCGCTCTGCTTAGCAAGGACACTGTAACCCAGGAGCTAGGACTGAACCCAGAAACCCAGAGGCCTTGGAAAACCCAGGCCGCTCAGACACCCCCTTGGCATGCGCAGGCTAGCCCCAAGACACCAAGTGCACCAGGGTCACCAACCACTGCCGTGCACTAGCCAGAGTCCCACGGGTGCAGGGGGACGGAGCCACGGGCCTCACCTCCCGGAGCAGCCCAAAGAGCACGTCGGTGTTGAGGGAGCGCTCGTGGGCCTCATCCATGATGATGGCACTGTAGTGGTCCAGGTCAGCTTCGCGCAGGGACTCTCGCAGCAGGATCCCGTCAGTCATGTACTTGATCAAGGTGTTTTCAGAAGTGCAGTCCTCAAAGCGGATAGCATAGCCTACCTGGAGGCGAGAGACGGCTCAGAAGCCCCGGCCTCCAGCTCACCTGTGTTTGggtccaggccttagcagagcaCACCCTCCAGCACAAATGGGGAGAAGCTACGCCGCTCAGCGCTCGCACTCACCTCCTCGCCCAGGCTTCCCCCCATCTCTTCGCTGACTCTCTTGGCCACAGACATGGCAGCCACACGCCGGGGCTGGGTGCACCCAATCATGCCATAGTCTGTGTAACCATCTTCATGCAGGTACTGGGTCAGCTGGGTGGTCTTGCCACTCCCCGTCTCCCCAACCACAATCACAATGCTGTTGTCTCTATGGGGAAGAGCGGGCACAGGGCCATCAGCCTGAGTAGAAGGAAAAGTCTGGGCTCCAAGaaacctctgcctcctcccctccccagggctccccatAGTTAGCCAGGAGCAGGCCTGGCTTCCAGACAAAGGCTTCACCGGGACAAGGGCCTCTTATAGAGACACCACCTGACACGTGTGGACTCCAGTGAGATTTACCCAGCTGAGCTGAGACATTTGTTACTTTGTCCAAGGTAGCCCAAGCCTCTCAGGGTGGGGGCTCCTGAGTGAACGCAGGAGCAAAGGGGACTCCGGCGGAACACtggcagcccagggccctggcgGAATCACCGGATGATAGTGAGGAGCTCCTGCTGCACGGCGAAGATGGGCAGGTACTGCCTCTGCTCCAGGATCGACTTCTTCTTGGCAAAGTCGCTGCTGGCTTCGCTCTTTTTCTTCATGTGATTCGCAAACTTCTGCTCTGTCCTGAGAACACAGGGCAGCCTAAGCACCTGCACACTGCCCACCCCGCGCTTCCTGACTGGGTGACCGCCCTTTCCCCCACACCCAGGAACGAGGCCCACTTCCACAGGCAGCAGGAAGTCTTTGAGACGTCAAAGCAGCCAGGTAACCTGAGACTGGAACTGCTGTGCGAGCATCCATCACCCACAGGTCAACACCCCAGGGGCAAACAGAGCTAAATGCAGCTCCAAGGAGGTCAAGCGGGCAAATCCTCTTCTCTAAATGGAGCGTGAACCGAAGGGAAGCGCAAGTCAATCTCCAGGTCACTGGCTCTAGAGGACACCCTCAGGCAAGTTCAGCACCACACCTGAAGGGAACAGTTCCTCCTAACACTGAGCTGAAATCTGACTACGGGCCCAAAACTCACCTTCGCACACTGCACACCGGAAAGGCACTTGGCAAGCTGGCCAAGAGCACACGCTCCAAAGTGAGAGACTGGGTGTCACCCTAACTCTGCCGTCCACCAGGGGGCAACCTCAAACCACTGGCATAACCTCCCTGGGCCCAGGCGGAGGGAGCTCCTACAGCTGACAGTGCTGTGGCAGGAGTAACATCCAGGAAGAGTTAAGGACGGCAGGAGACAAGCAGGAGGAAGATTCAGAGTGACAGTGTAGCGTGTTCCTACTCATGAGCCATGTGATTTTCAGCTCCCAGTGACTGCCCAAGCGCCCAACCTCCGGAGCAAGCCTGCTGCAGGCAGACTGCCCACCTGTAGTCCACCTTCCCATCTTCTGTCAGAGCTTTATctggctcctcctctttcttGACGCCCATTATATCTCCCAGTTTGGTCCCAGCCAGCTCCCAGTGTTTGTGCTGAGcctgaaaaagacaagaaaaccaTGTTGCCACCATCCTGTGCCGGACACCAGGCAACGGAAACAGTGCCAGTTGACACCAGCTTCACCCAGCAGCTGGTAAATCCCCATAAGGGTGGCCCTTAGTGGCCCTGAGCCCCACATCCCAGGCCTCGGGCCTGCAGCACCCAGTCTGCAGGCCTGGAGCTGTCATAAGCAGGACCTAATGGAGGAACGCAGCGCCCCCAGCTAGAGCAGACTCTTGCTCCACGGGTGTCCTAGCGTCCACGGTTAGGACATGCAGTCCACTGAGAGTTGTGCCAGCCCGGGGAGGAGAAACAGACCTTCTTGCGCTCCTTCTGCTCCCTGTGCTTCCGCACCGTCTGGCTGCCTTTCCGAGCAATGATGGCCAGGTCCGAAGTGGCGTCCTTGACTGGAATCACAGGCTCTGGCTGCAGGGGTGGCAGGAAAGGAAGTTCCCTGCTGATCAGGAACACCCACAGGAACAGCCGACTCAGAAAGAAAGGGGCCGCACTCCCCcgcttcccttctctctgtctccacttcaAGCCTTCTGAGCTTCCTTCTCTGGGGCCAGGGCAACTCACCTGCTTGGTGAAGACGATGCGCCCGTCCAGAAAGGGAGGCACCAGATTGTGCACCATCAGATGCACCTTGGCTGCGTTATCCTCTTCAAAGTCCTCGTCCACCTCCAGCCGGTGCACCACCCCGCTGGTGAGCATGCGGTTCGTCTCCCAGCGCTCGTTATCCTGTGGGGACACAAGAGGAGCCAGTCTCAGACGGCAACCAGAAGGCTGGAAGGCCCCGAGGCAAGTTTACACTTCAAGTCCACGCAGAAGGGCCCTGGGTGGCTGCAGAGATGTCACAGGCCTCGGGATCCTACAGCTCCTTAGACAAAGGACCACTGATTCCCGAATCACCTGCAGCACCTCGCACCTCAGTCAGCACCTCTAGACAGACACACGTACGGCCACTGTCTCTAGCCCTGCTCAGACACACAGCGCAGGAAAGAGGCAAGTCCCACCACATCCATTCCACCAGCAGCACCGCCCAGGGAAGTGCTGCAGGAAGAAGGGAGCCGGGGGCTTCCCGAGTCACTGAGAGGCTGCACGCACCCCTTCCCCTCCAGGAGTAGCCTGATCTGGTCCTGCTGGCCAGGGGGACAAGCGGCTCTGTCACCACTTGAACGGgacctgctgcttctcccacatGCCCGGGCTCCAGCTCTGACTCGCTGCAGCCACGGCCGCGTCACCTCATTGATCTGCCTCCGCTGAGCCGAAATGCGCTTCTGCTTCTGCTTGTGCAGATGCTGCTCCCGCCTCCGCACATAGTCCTCAGAGGAGTAGGCCAGGGGGTTGTGGAACTCATCATACCCCTCATCCATCATGTACCAGTCCCGGTCGGCTTGCTGTAGGGCATGAGAACAAGACAAGCTCAGGTTATGCAGAGGATTAGGCCCAAGGAGAGGGGGTGATAGTTAGAAGTCACTGGTGCTGCGGAGCAACCCTCGTGAGCCGCACAGGACGGGCTACCATGCTCCCACGCTCCCACGAGCCACCTGGGGAGCCAGTGGAGACCTGCCATGTTGGCAGCCCATCACAACAGCACTTCTTAGATCTACCACAGGGTGGCACCAGCACACAAGCAAAGTGAGGCTGCCAGACAGTGGGAGGAGTTCCCCTGCACAGAATCCAAGGCCTGGGGGTGAGCAGAGCTCAGCAGCCTTGAGCCTGATCTGTCCAGAATGAGCCACAGTCACACCAGGTGGCCACTCGAGGCCCCTGTGTCCAACTCCTTtcccctccctgaccccagcGGTGCTGCTTTACCCGCTGGTCATCCTCCCACTGCTGCCGCTCCTCTTCTGTGTCAAAGGAGATCCCTTCCTCCCCGTCCTCGCGTCTGCCTGAAAGAGAGCAGATGACGGGTCAGCCCACAGAGCGATGGCTCGGTGCCCGTGGCCACTGGCAGGCCTGAGTAGCTGCAAGCCCCAGAAGTGTGGCCTCACCAGGACAAGCAATCCTGCTTTTCTGCGTCCCCCCAGCCCTTACCTCTGCCCCTGGAGAGACGCGGGGTGGACCCCAGGTGTCTCCTGTCATCGGCCCACTCGTTGTACTTGTAGGAGGGGGTTGGCAAAGGTGTGTCGTCGGAGTACTTGCTCCTCACAGACCTGCAGGACCAGAGCAGGCATCACggggcagcctgggctgagccacacTGCTCTAGTCCACATCCTTTCACCGCCCAGAGACAAGAAGAGGCTGCACCCAGAACATCACCTGTCTCGATCCTGGGAGGACAGTCGATGGCTCCGCTCCGAATCCCGGTAGGAGGGCGTGGGTGAGGGCGATTCCCATTGCGAGCGCCTGGAGGAGCCGTAGCCGCTGTCCTCTTCCTCCCAGGTAGACCGTGAAGGGGTGGCTGCATCTGCAGCCCCGAGACACAGCCACAGGAAAGACCCAATTTAACTGGGACAGGGCTCCAGAGCCATTCAGCAAAAGTCAACCCCCAACGTACTGCTTCTGCTACTTACAGACCTGGCGCCTGTCTACCATGGATAAGGTGGTCTGAATTTTAACAGTCCTgctttcattctcatttttattaagCATGCtgtaaaatgtttatattaactgttttttgtttttttttaagatcacttaattatttgcaaggcagagtgagagagagggagaaggtctggagggtgggagagagatcttccattcactgatccatttcccaaatgcctttaacagccagggctgcgccaagctgaagccaggagccaggcactccatccaggtctcccacatggtggcacagactcaagtacctgagccgtcatcCACCGCtgcccaagcacgttagcagtcAGGAGCAGCGTAGCCAGGacacagcactcatatgggatgcagtcactgcaagcagcagcttaaccagcagcgccacagtgccggcccctacagtaATACtttccggccggcaccgcggctcacttggctaatcctccacctgcggcaccggcaccctgggttctagtcccggtcggggcaccagattctgtcccggttgctcctcttccaggccagctctctgctgtggcccgggaaggcagtggaggatggcccaagtgcttgggccctgcacccgcatgggaaaccaggagaagtacctggctcctggctttgggtcagcacagcacgctggccgtagtgtccatttggggggtaaaccaacggaaggaagacctttctgtctctctttctcactgtctaattctgaattctgcctgtcaaaataataataataataataataatacttttcCATTTACCTCTGCAAACATACCCTTCTTGGATAtaaggacttcttttttttttttttttttttgacaggcagagtggacagtgagagagagagacagagagaaaggtcttccttttgccattggttcaccctccaatggccgctgcggccggcgcgctgcggccggagcaccgcgctgatccgatggcaggagccaggagccaggtgcttatcctggtctcccatggggtgcagggcccaagcacctgggccatcctccactgcactccctggccacagcagagagctggcctggaagaggggcaaccgggacagaatccggcgccccgaccgggactagaacccggtgtgccggcgccgctaggcggaggattagcctagtgagccacggcgccggcccaaggacTTCTTTTTAACAAACCTTTCTCCTGCTCCCAGCTAGTCACTCTTCCCTGCCATTTAAAAAAACTGGTCATTCAGCAAACCAGCCTCTCACCTCAAAGGGGGCCCATCCCTCTCAATAGAGAGGTGCGCACCTGACTCTGAACCAGGTACCCCAAGAGTATCTGGGGGAGTCAGGAATTATGGCACTGCTTAGAAACCACGTGGCAGAGGAGCCACTCACTCTGCCTTGGATACACCTGGTCCCTCGCAGCCACCACAGAACACGGCTCAGACTACCTTTGGGTCGATGTCGTGGACTCTCTGGTTCATTTCTTCTCCTGCTGCGCTCTGAACCTCCATCTCGCTCTGATCTGCTGCTGTGCCTGCTTCTATCCCGCTCGTCTGTAAGAGTCACACTCAGAGATTAAAACCAAATGTCTACGCTAACACACACCCATCTGtaccctggagaaaggacaggccTCCCCACTCACTCACACGTGCAACCTGCACTGCTCTAATGCCACCAAGGGCCTCCTGACAATCCCATACTCCCATTCTCTCAAGGGGCAAAAATAGTTATTGGCTACAAAGTTTCAAACTCACAGTAACAGTTATTTTCCTGCAAGAATTCAAAAAGCAATACTTAAAAGTCTATAGCAAGTAGTTTTTTGGTAGTTACAAGTCTAAGCTGTAAGACTCAGACAATACTGAGCAAAGCCAGTGCTGAATTTTATGTCTGGCTTTGTTCCACGACATTGTTCTTTCTCTATCACTAACACTACTGTAACTCTGGTTTGGTACACATACCACCTGTTCTCCTGTTACCACAGTGTCCATAATAAAACAAGGACCACAACGCAAGCAAAGTGGCTATGCAAGGAGCAGCACTTTTCTTAGACTGCCTGCGACCCCCAATCCTGACAGGCCAAAACCAATCAGGCTGACACGATGCATTTACGTCTTATAATGCCCAGTGGTGGGTATTATAAAAACTCAGGCAACAGGAAAAAGGCTGAGCCGTTAATGGAAGTGCAAATGGACCACAGGAAGCATGCGGGACGgtttacctctgtctctcttgcgGTCATAGTCTCGATCCCGTGATTTCTCCTTCTTCCGATCCTTCTCTTCTTTGGACGAGGCATAGACACCATGTTCCCGCCGCTCCCGCTCTCTCTGCCGACTGCGTTCCCAAAATTCTTCACTCACACCACCTGGGTGGGATGGCGTCTCTACCCGAGCAGATCGGTAGTGTCTGAAACAGGAGAAGCTGGGTTGATTTTTGCGCGCCTTCCTTCTCTGCAGCCTTAGCAACTGGTACAGGGCCCTCCCTGGAGAAAGCCCCACCCCACAGCAGGGCCACACCAGACAGTGATCTGTCCTTTCCCACTTTACCTCCCAGACCTGCAGGCTTACTTATCACACACTACGCACTCTGGCCTCCACCATCCACACTTTAGCTGCCTTTGAATTCTGCCTTAAATCTGAAGAAAATATCAATCCCTACCTACTGTCAacatacaaatttataaaatcatgAAGCTCTAAATGCCCGACCAGGGACAGGCGTCTGGCCTTGGAGTTAAATGTCCAGCAGGAACGCTGACGGCTAAGACACGGGCTCCCCTTCTCTGGCCGGCTGGCCCGCGGGCCTTCACCTGTCCTTCCGGCCATTCCGGCCGGCCTGCTCGCCGCCCTCCTCCTCGGCGTCCTTCTGGTCTTCCTTGCTCTCTTCCCAGTCCTTGTAGGAAGAGATTCGGGACTTCTTCTTGTCCTCCCCATCGTCCCTCTCCTCCCGTTCCCTCCGTTTCAGGGACGCCAGCAAGTCCAGTCCCAGCAAGGAAGGGCGAGGGGCGGGGGTCTTGAAGACATGCTGTTCGCTGGCCGCATTTTTGTTCTTGCAGATGAGACCGCCAACCTGAGAGTCCAGATCAGTGCCCTCCAGTCGATGGATTGAAGCATCCTCACTACTGTCCTCCATCACAGCCCCGAGGTTTCCCTGGAAGGAAAACAAACTATCTGGTACAGGATATAAGATGGGAAAAGATTTGGCTACAAACAATATGCACAATTACAGGCATGTTGAGGTGGTTACCACTACCCACGTCCCTCCCAAGAACAAAACTTCCTTTGCCACATCTCGTCAAGATCTTTCCATCAAATCAAAGACAAGATCATCCTAGACCAacaacacacacaccagagaTGCTCACACACACCCACTAAACACCAAGATCCAAGAAGACCTGCATCCAGGCAGGAGCAGACCTGGGGCACTAGAGCAGGACGACTCCTGTAATGCACACAGAGGGGAAATGCCAGTGGCTTCTGTCAGAGGCCTCAGGTAGAATCCAGGCTCCGGTCGTTTTCTACCTCTGTGATGGTAAACAAGTAACTCACTTTCTGGGGAGCTATAATTTTTCTCgtatatgctttttttaaaaattgaggggccagcattgtgctgtagtgggtaaagccaccacctgtgatgctggcatcccatatgggcatcggttcctgtcccagctgctccacttctgatccagttccctgctgatggcctgggaaagcagcagcagatggcccaagtgtttaggcccataccaaccacatgggagacctggatgaagctcctggcttcagcctagcccagtgatggctgatgcagccatctggagaacaaaccagcacgtggaagatgcgtgtgtgtgtgtgtgtgtgtgtgcgcacacacatgcacccctcactctctgtaactatcacttctaaaataattttttaaaaatttatttgagacacagagtgaATGTTCCCATCCAGTGGCTCACATCTATTGGCTCATTTTCCAAAAGCCTCAAAGCTGTgcgccaggactcaatccaggccccCACATCGGTgtagacacttgagccatcactgctgcctctcagggtccacattatcaggagctggagccagggcctgaacccaggcacccgcGTGCCAAGGCAGGTCCCAGTCAGCATCtcgaccactaggccaaatgcctgccagaaACATAAGTTctgtatctgtaaaatggaaacaattttTACTTTATCTAATGGAGTTGTTACAAGAATGAAACAAACAAGGAGCTATGGAACCACAGTCACACAGGTGTCACCACTACATTGTTACTGCTCTGATACTAGGTACTGATCGAGTCCCTTGCCAGTTTTTTTATATGCGttttccatctttccttccttttaaacCACAGAGCCAGCACAGCAGATGCTGGGGTACAAGATTACTAACCATATTCTCCACACTTCAGGGACTTCTGGGGGAACAACTGTGTGTCATAGGACAACATTCCCTGTAAGCAGTCAAAATTGCTAAAATAACAATCCCTGTCACCAAAGATATTTTGAGAAACACTAGGTTAGCAAATGTGTTTCTGAAAATATGGAAGTGGTCGCAAGGCCTCCTGGAGCTCAGCTTGTTACAAACCCCTCAGGACCTCCCACTACTCACTCCCAGATATAAACATCTACAGTGGGCGTCTGGATAACCCTAATCCCAACAAGCAGGGAATCCGAGGAACTGTCAACGGGTAAGGCTACCCGGGGACTTTTTGCCACGCTCGAATTAACACGTAGCTCCTCACAGGAGTATCGTCGAGCGTCATACAGACACGGCAAGAAGCATGCATTTGCAAAACGCCGTGAGGCAGCACAGAGAAGGCAAAGCTGCACAGTGATGACATCTGCAGTCGCGTAAGGAGATCCGagcagaaaggcagggagacccAGGCTGTCCTCGGCGGTGCGAACAAGGAAATACGCCCCACAATGCCCGTCTACGGAGCTGAGGGAGCCTCTTCCGTCTACTTGATGCTACAGCCCTTGTGCGGCAAAATAAACGTCTGATGATAGATGATGAATAGATGAATCTTATTAAAAGGAACAGTACCCCAAGCACTTCTAGAAACAGTAAAAGGTATCAGCAACACTGGACAAAAGGTCTGAACGAGAAGAGCAAGTAGGGAGTTAGACCAGGGATGAATTTATGGCAAAAGCGCCAAAGGGTACAAGAAAACCTGGATTTACTCACTCAACGATCATTCACGGAGTGCCTCCCTGCGCCCACCGCTATTCTAGagagaacaaaacagagaaaactcCGCGCTCCGGGAGCCGACACAAAGGGCTCCGCTGGCGGAGACACCgccgggagggaggaggaggcacacGGCTCGGCTCGCACCGTCTGCGCGCTGGTCCAGGCGCGGGGCGACCCCGGGCAGCATCCCTGGACGAGCGTGCGGCCGCGGCAGCCAGCCGAATCCGGCCAGTGCAAGGAGAAAGGCCGGGGGAGAATGAACGAAGCAGCATCCCCAGAGTGAGAAAGACAAGTTGGGTGACAGGGACGACAGGAACTTCCCAAGCCGGGGCCCGGACCCGACCGCAGGGAGCCGCCACGGCAGGCGAAGGGTagatcagaaaggaaaaagaggcaCTCACCTCCCCAAGCGCGACTCCTGGAGCCCTTCAGTGCGGGCTTCTAGCGCGCCAGCGGCGCCCCCGCTCGCTCGGATAGCCTCAAAGAGGCAAAATCCTCCCTGTAAAAGCGGCCATCATTGTCCCATAATTCCTTGCGCGGCCCCCTCTAGCCATCCAAGAATACCATAGAGAGCAGCCCGGAAAAGTCCTGTTCCTTCATCCAGGTGTGAAACGAATTGAGACCAGGTTCTCAGGGCTAGAGTGGCTTCCTCTAGAGCGCTGGTCAGAGACACTTCCGCGTCTCCTTGCGGCCAATCACGCTTAGTCTAAGAGGCGAAGCCCAGCCCTCCGgtctgggggcggggagagaaggGCAAGTAAGCCATAGGTAAAGCTGGCGGAAGTGACGTAGACCTTCCGGTCGAACCTGGACAATGTAGGCGGCACTTAAAGTAATTTCCTTTGCTCATTGGACTGCTGACCGGGACGATTGGCGACCGCGCGTCCGTGCGTTTTCCATTTCCGTTTCCTTCCCGCCGAGCGGGACGACAGTTGCTAGGCAACAGGGTCGCTTTGCGGTTAGGGTCGCGGGAGGAAGTTGCTGCTGAGGCGTGGGCTGTTCCGAGCGCGGGTCGCTTATGCTGACATCCCTGAAGTGGCGGTGACCTGGACGCGTAAGTTGCGTCGTCCCTGCCCCTGCTGGGCCGGGAGCAGCCCAGCCACCGGCCTCTTGAAAACCAGCATTCCGGAGCGGGCCTCCACCCCGGAGGACT includes these proteins:
- the DHX38 gene encoding pre-mRNA-splicing factor ATP-dependent RNA helicase PRP16 produces the protein MEDSSEDASIHRLEGTDLDSQVGGLICKNKNAASEQHVFKTPAPRPSLLGLDLLASLKRREREERDDGEDKKKSRISSYKDWEESKEDQKDAEEEGGEQAGRNGRKDRHYRSARVETPSHPGGVSEEFWERSRQRERERREHGVYASSKEEKDRKKEKSRDRDYDRKRDRDERDRSRHSSRSERDGGSERSRRRNEPESPRHRPKDAATPSRSTWEEEDSGYGSSRRSQWESPSPTPSYRDSERSHRLSSQDRDRSVRSKYSDDTPLPTPSYKYNEWADDRRHLGSTPRLSRGRGRREDGEEGISFDTEEERQQWEDDQRQADRDWYMMDEGYDEFHNPLAYSSEDYVRRREQHLHKQKQKRISAQRRQINEDNERWETNRMLTSGVVHRLEVDEDFEEDNAAKVHLMVHNLVPPFLDGRIVFTKQPEPVIPVKDATSDLAIIARKGSQTVRKHREQKERKKAQHKHWELAGTKLGDIMGVKKEEEPDKALTEDGKVDYRTEQKFANHMKKKSEASSDFAKKKSILEQRQYLPIFAVQQELLTIIRDNSIVIVVGETGSGKTTQLTQYLHEDGYTDYGMIGCTQPRRVAAMSVAKRVSEEMGGSLGEEVGYAIRFEDCTSENTLIKYMTDGILLRESLREADLDHYSAIIMDEAHERSLNTDVLFGLLREVVARRSDLKLIVTSATMDAEKFAAFFGNVPIFHIPGRTFPVDILFSKTPQEDYVEAAVKQSLQVHLSGAPGDILIFMPGQEDIEVTSDQIVEHLEELENAPALAVLPIYSQLPSDLQAKIFQKAPDGVRKCIVATNIAETSLTVDGIMFVIDSGYCKLKVFNPRIGMDALQIYPISQANANQRSGRAGRTGPGQCFRLYTQSAYKNELLTTTVPEIQRTNLANVVLLLKSLGVQDLLQFHFMDPPPEDNMLNSMYQLWILGALDNTGGLTSTGRLMVEFPLDPALSKMLIVSCDMGCSSEILLIVSMLSVPAIFYRPKGREEESDQIREKFAVPESDHLTYLNVYLQWKNNNYSTIWCNDHFIHAKAMRKVREVRAQLKDIMVQQRMSLASCGTDWDIVRKCICAAYFHQAAKLKGIGEYVNIRTGMPCHLHPTSSLFGMGYTPDYIVYHELVMTTKEYMQCVTAVDGEWLAELGPMFYSVKQAGKSRQENRRRAKEEVSAMEEEMALAEEQLRARRQEQEKRSPLGSMRSTKIYTPGRKEQGEPMTPRRTPARFGL